A part of Clostridia bacterium genomic DNA contains:
- a CDS encoding lytic transglycosylase domain-containing protein: EEVPRDMMWVGLVESGYNPIARSPKNALGIWQFIPATAERFGLQTGHRDERIDPTKSTRAAAQYLKFLYNTFRDWPLALAAYNAGENRVASAIQRTGVRDFWELARVGALPRETQDYVPAVLAAGLMEKGSKAANHASVPPAAKASSGKQVQAPIAIVTEGAGGI, from the coding sequence AAGAGGAGGTTCCGCGCGACATGATGTGGGTTGGACTCGTTGAAAGCGGCTACAATCCCATCGCGCGCTCGCCGAAGAACGCCCTCGGTATATGGCAGTTCATTCCCGCTACGGCCGAGCGGTTTGGACTCCAGACGGGGCATCGAGACGAGCGCATTGATCCGACAAAGTCGACGCGCGCGGCCGCACAGTATTTGAAGTTCCTCTACAACACGTTTAGGGACTGGCCTCTCGCTCTGGCCGCCTACAACGCTGGAGAGAACCGCGTGGCATCCGCCATTCAGCGTACAGGCGTACGCGATTTCTGGGAACTGGCGCGGGTGGGTGCCCTTCCGCGGGAGACGCAGGACTATGTCCCCGCCGTGCTGGCGGCCGGGTTGATGGAGAAGGGCAGCAAGGCGGCAAACCACGCAAGCGTTCCGCCAGCAGCGAAGGCGTCTTCGGGAAAGCAGGTG